In Mercurialis annua linkage group LG6, ddMerAnnu1.2, whole genome shotgun sequence, the following are encoded in one genomic region:
- the LOC126688224 gene encoding protein STRICTOSIDINE SYNTHASE-LIKE 11-like, with amino-acid sequence MAVMIFNIFLILFSLLPHFVFSYTFTRLNVTGPDTTVFDVRGQGPYTGIADGRIIKYQGPNVGFQDYAFNTPTRSKAVCDGNSDPNLGNVCGRPFGIGFLHSTGQLFIVDAYLGLLVAGTNGRLARSIATGAEGLPFRFTVGLDVDQLSSTVFFIDASATYNFSEYKASVATYDSTGRLLKYDPKTQNVTVLLRNLIGPSGVAVSVAGNYLLFTEFTGRRIQKYWLKGSKANTSEVLLTLPGYLDNIKRTPLGDTFWVAVNVQQSLDQNNVPTAIKIDGLGKILRNISLSQEYNSTLISEVHEPVVGTLYIGSVFANFLGVVKKF; translated from the exons ATGGCAGTcatgatttttaatatatttctcaTTTTGTTCTCTCTTCTTCCTCACT tTGTTTTTTCTTACACATTCACCCGTCTCAATGTCACGGGTCCGGACACTACTGTTTTTGATGTGCGCGGTCAAGGACCCTACACTGGTATTGCTGATGGTAGAATTATCAAATATCAAGGTCCTAACGTCGGTTTTCAAGACTATGCTTTTAATACGCCGACCAg GTCGAAGGCGGTATGTGATGGAAATTCAGACCCAAATCTCGGAAATGTGTGCGGAAGACCCTTTGGAATAGGGTTCTTGCATTCAACAGGGCAGCTCTTCATCGTCGACGCTTACCTCGGGCTCCTTGTTGCCGGAACTAATGGCAGGCTTGCAAGATCAATAGCTACTGGTGCAGAAGGATTGCCTTTTCGCTTCACTGTTGGTTTGGATGTTGACCAACTTTCATCCACTGTCTTTTTCATCGATGCTAGTGCTACATACAACTTTAG TGAATATAAAGCTTCCGTGGCTACCTATGACTCAACAGGAAGGTTATTAAAATATGATCCAAAGACCCAAAACGTTACAGTTTTATTAAGAAATCTTATAGGCCCATCTGGGGTTGCAGTCAGTGTTGCTGGAAATTATCTCCTTTTTACAGAGTTCACAGGGAGAAGAATTCAAAAATATTGGCTAAAAGGTTCTAAAGCCAACACATCAGAAGTTCTATTAACATTGCCAGGGTATCTAGACAATATTAAGAGGACACCTTTAGGAGATACTTTTTGGGTCGCAGTAAATGTTCAACAATCACTTGATCAAAATAATGTTCCAACGGCAATAAAAATTGACGGACTTGGTAAAATTTTGCGCAATATTTCTCTTAGTCAAGAGTATAACTCTACGTTGATAAGTGAGGTTCATGAGCCTGTTGTTGGGACATTGTACATCGGCTCTGTCTTTGCTAATTTTCTTGGCGTGGTTAAGAAGTTTTGA